GTCAGAACACTGAGTGGATCTCTCTGTTCTGATTGTGTGCTAAGATTCCTGCCTACATGTAAAAGGAGGTTTTGAGAAGACGAAGACAATAATGTTAAATGTTAGTGAGTGAATATTTAACAGAGGTGGTGAGACAACCAAGCAGTAAGCAGAGGTTTATTGGCCTTCTGATTCTGAACATATGAGAATTTTATAGGGTGACCCATGTGTTGGGGGCTATAAgatttggttgggggggggggggggacaggaGATATAAGGATTTAATTAAGAGAGGGATGTGTTTAAGCCCTGTTGTCATTTGTCTCTACGATACATTTGTGCATCAATGCATAATTGTTTAGATGGTCCCAATATGATAGGTGCCCATTGGATTGCACATGCCCCAAGACTGAATTGGTTCTATAAGTCTCTCTCTTAACCATTGGTTCTATAATCCCTCTTTTAGTGGTTAGCAAAACTAGGAGAAATAATTGAGATTTTGAAAAGAGAAGGTCAgattttgttaatttaattgaCTGAAAAGCTAAGAGCTGATTAACCAAATGAATtacttcttttgattttcttatggGTAATTTGTCTTTAAGTTTTCAATTATCTACTATGTCTGATGTCTTATGCCAGTCTTAGGATGTTTCCAAAGTGAAGACATGTTAGTTTGAATCAGTACGATGCCCCATTAGTTCCTTTAAGTTATGTTTTGCAGCTATTTCAATGAGTGTATATTCTTTGCAAAGTTATAATGCATTTTGCCTTAGGAACTGAAAATTAGAGCATAGTATTAGCATTTTAActggaaaaaatagaaaatttttgtCTTTATTACATATCAGCATTTGCAGCCTTTGCCATTTCTCAATAACCATGTTATTCATGTCCCATAGCATTCTTCTAGCATGCACATCTACAACAAGCACCCATTCATGTTGCACATCCTGCTTTTACCTTCAAAGCTTGAGCAAGGATTGAGAACTCCAGTGGTACTGTAATGTGTAATGTGGATACTTATCTGTTTTAATTTAgtagtttcttttttattaaaaaaaaaaaaaagacatactCCTTAGAGAAGATTTGGGAACAGTTGAAGCTAGTGCATGATTGATCCATTCAAACAGTCTAACATAAACCATATTTTTCTCCATGCTTCTTTCCCTTATCTTTGTCAAAATCATGTTTCTCTAAGTCAAGCTTATGGCAGTAATTTATCAAATAGTTGGTTGGGAAGTGATTCCATCATGCACTTCTCTGTTTCTCACGTTCCATAGGTTTCAGAAATCACAGATGCTTCTTTCCCTTATTAATGTGATATGTTCTTTAACTATTAATTTAGATGCGTGGATTAATTAGTTACGATGATCAAGGGTTGGACATGCTTATGGTTCTTGTCAGGTTAAAGTGACTACAAGTAAGAAAAGAATGATGGATACATGAGAGAAATCATCCAATCTGTCTAAGGGGAAAGAAATTGCTATAAATGAGAATGCtagtaagaaaagaaagatggagACAACAAAGGAAATTGTCAAAGGGCCAGCAAATTGGACAGATGATCACAACAAACATTTTGTTGACATCTTATTGGAGCAAGTACGTAAAGGGGTCAGAATAAACACTAGTTTTAGTCGGGATGCTTGGAATATCACTTCAAAGCAGTTCAATGCATCGAAGCAGACCAATTACGATATGTAAGCAATTAAGAACTATTATACGGCTTTGAGAAGTGCATGGATTACATGGAAAGTATTATTGGCAAATAACAATTGGTGGGGATGGTGTTACCTGATAAGCAACCCAACAGCCAAACAACATTGTGACGACTTCAAAGCGGTAATAGttgatttctattatttttttagaataGTATATTTTATAATTATCATTTCAATGTACTTAAAACTGAATTTATTATATTAACAGAAGCATAAGCAAGCCGTACAATTTTTGAAGGGACTACTAAAgtttgaggaattggatgaACTTTTTTGAGGGAACTGATGTTGAAGGAAAGGATGCTAGGTGTGTCTAAATGAAGATACAAAGATACTCATGCAAATTGAAGATATTGAGGAGTCACAACCAGAGAGAGGAGTGTCAAAATCACCAACATTGGATGATGGTGATGACTCTGTTAACTGAGGAGATATATATAGTGCCCTGAAGAAGCAAAAGATGCATTCTACTTCTGGGAAACAGAAGCCAAGAAAGGCAACTCATGCACCCTCATCTGAAACTATGAGCATCTTATCCTCCTTGGGAGAAATGGCAATTAAAGATCCGGATCAATGGTTGAACTCCTACTTCAAGTGCAAGTGGAGAAGTGTCTAATGCTCTGAAGATATTAGATGAAATGGAGGAGGTACCTATGGGGAGTGACATGTACCTGGATGCCATGATGTTGTTGCAGGATCCCACAAAGAGAGAATTTTTTCTGAAAATGAATCCTTCCATTCATTTTGCTTGGTTACAAAAAGTACTTAGCCTAAAAGGGCAAGGCTCGAGTTTTTAAATAtgttttttggttattttgtaTGTAATTGAACTAGTTCGATATAATGGTTGATAGGATTATAAGGTTTGATGGTTTTGATATAATAGGAAAAACAATTGGTGAAAGAGTACGCAGGCTTTTTGTATGTCTCGAGATCACTTCATAAGGTTAGTAAGTACATTAAAGGAAAGGGGATTGGTGAAAGATACAAAGAATATTACCGTAGAGGAGCAATTGGCAATGACTTTTGATTATGTCTCATGTTAGTAATAGTATTATTGTTCAAGAGAGGTTTCAACATTCTGGTAAAACTGTGAGCCGAATTTCCCATGACATACTATAGGCTCTTAATGTTTTTTTCTAGAGAATTCATCCAACCATCGTTTAGGCCTTGGGTCAGGATTGGGTCGGACCGGGCCaagttgaggccttgggctgaaCTCGACCGTGTGTTAGGTTATGATTTACAATTTTgatttagtatctaattatatatttatgtaGCAAAATAAAGTCTAGTAATCTATTCATAGGAAGTAAGTTTTTGACTTAGTTTtttaatcttaaaaaaaaaattctattaatcaattgagtatgaaacaaaccaatacccaatcacaggTGTCTTACGTTTTTTTTATGCATAGGAGGACGCAAATGGCAAAAAATCAGTGTTAGCCAGGGTCAGTcttgaaaaaaaatcaaggtcTATACTTGGCCCTCAACAAAAATCAGGATCAAACAGGGCCGGGGTGGGTTGGGCTGAGCACGATCGGGTCAATCAGCATTGCCGGCATATATCTCTTCCGGTTGAAGCTTCTCATATCATATCGTAAAGGGATGATGATCTCAGGAAAAGAGAGATTAATTCTCCCATCCACCACATTCAATCCAACTTGATCCAGCAACCCAATCGAACTTCTAACTCTAAACTAGAGTTACCATAGTTGTAGTCTAAGTAAGATCCCTACTTAATTAGATTACAACTCGATCATATTGATgctttataaataaataatgtgcTGTCCACGATATACTGACCATTCAGAGTCTCTCTATTGTGTTGTGGTGCTGGAGATTtttacttcttcttttctcatccCTCAAACTAGATTACTGTgaattcttctcttctctctcatcttcaaGTTAGATCGAAATAATATATTAGGGATAATGAAGTTTATAGAGAAGCACATCAGCCCTGTACCTAAAGGGTCCGGGGGGTCAGTAAAGATCGTCCCAGAGGAAGACGACGATCTGTGGTTCCTATACAATCTGATCTCCAAAGGAAATTCGATCTCTTCCGAGTCAACAAGGAAGGGTGAAAGGGTGAGAAGATACGTGTGAAGCTACAACCGAAACTTAAGGTTGTGGCCGTGGACTACAACAAAGACAAAGATGGTTGTGTACTTCGATTCCGGGGTAAGAGTTTGTTGGAAACGGAACAGATAGCCGCCGGTGGTTTCCACACCCTCGAAATAGAGCTAAATCAAACACTGCAACTCACCAAGAAGGTATGGAACCCTGCGGCCTTGGAGTCGCTCACCCAAGTCTGCGAGAGAAGCaactctaaaagaaaaaaagaggagctCATGACATCGCCGTACTCCTCATGCAAGAAGGCCTCGCCCATCTATTCCTAGTCGGCAACATGCACCACCACTACTCTCTTGGCCAAGATCGAGTGtgacaagaaaaaaaacaagaatggaGTCACCGAATTGAAAGATAGTACTACTAGTAATACAAATTTCTTGGAGGAGGTGGGACGAGCGTTCCTGAAGCACGTGGATTTGGGGGTGATTCGGTTTGTGGTGATTGGGAGTCCAGCAGGGTTGAAGGATCGATTCCGAAGTTACCTATTGCAGCAGGAGAAGAAATCGATAATGGAACATAAGCCACGTTTGATTCTAGTGAGCACAAGCTCCGGAAGGAAAGAGAGTCTTAGAGAGGTTTTAGAAGACCCCGGAGTGAAGAATCTGGTAAAGGATAGGAAGGCGGAAGAGGAGGCGAGTGTTCTGAAGGAATTGATGGAGTTGAAGAGGatgagtggtggtggtgggcgTGTGTGTTACGGGGTGAGGAGTGTAGAGGCAGCGCAAGAGATGGCGGCGGTGGAGAAACTGTTTATAACGGAAGAGTTATACAGGAGTGTGGATatagggaggaggaggaggtatgTGAAGCTGGTGAGTGAGGTGGAGAATTACGGAGGGATCGTCCATGTCTTCTCTTCCATGGATGAGTCTGAGTCTGGGAAGGAACTTACACAGTTGACGGGCATTGCTGCTATTCTCCGCTTTCTCTTACCCTAATTGGATGACATGACGGAGACGGAGGATTTATTAATTAACGAGGGTAGGGTTAAGACGGACATTGCACGTAGCACT
The nucleotide sequence above comes from Telopea speciosissima isolate NSW1024214 ecotype Mountain lineage chromosome 3, Tspe_v1, whole genome shotgun sequence. Encoded proteins:
- the LOC122655094 gene encoding protein PELOTA 1-like, coding for MEHKPRLILVSTSSGRKESLREVLEDPGVKNLVKDRKAEEEASVLKELMELKRMSGGGGRVCYGVRSVEAAQEMAAVEKLFITEELYRSVDIGRRRRYVKLVSEVENYGGIVHVFSSMDESESGKELTQLTGIAAILRFLLP